The following proteins are encoded in a genomic region of Mustela erminea isolate mMusErm1 chromosome 3, mMusErm1.Pri, whole genome shotgun sequence:
- the LOC116585820 gene encoding histone H3.1: MARTKQTARKSTGGKAPRKQLATKVARKSAPATGGVKKPHRYRPGTVALREIRRYQKSTELLIRKLPFQRLVREIAQDFKTDLRFQSSAVTALQEACEAYLVGLFEDTNLCAIHAKRVTIMPKDIQLARRIRGERA; this comes from the coding sequence ATGGCCCGCACGAAGCAGACGGCGCGCAAGTCCACAGGCGGCAAGGCACCACGCAAGCAGCTGGCCACGAAAGTGGCCCGGAAGAGCGCCCCGGCAACAGGCGGCGTTAAGAAGCCACACCGCTACCGGCCTGGCACGGTGGCTCTGCGTGAGATCCGGCGGTACCAGAAGTCCACAGAGCTGCTGATCCGCAAGCTGCCGTTCCAGCGGCTGGTGCGTGAAATCGCGCAGGACTTCAAGACCGACCTGCGCTTCCAGAGCTCGGCCGTCACGGCACTGCAGGAGGCGTGTGAGGCCTATCTGGTTGGGCTGTTCGAGGACACCAACCTGTGCGCCATCCACGCCAAGCGGGTTACCATCATGCCCAAGGACATCCAGCTGGCGCGCCGCATTCGTGGGGAGCGCGCCTAA